The following proteins are co-located in the Trichormus variabilis 0441 genome:
- a CDS encoding aldo/keto reductase yields MLYRRFGRTELQMPVFSCGGMRYQYKWQDVSYSDIPADQQANLEATINRAVEVGINHIETARGYGSSEMQLGKILPQFPREKLIVQTKLAPVADAKEFRKTFEQSLSYLQLDYVDLLGLHGINTAELLEYSVRPGGCLDVVRQLQAEGKVRFVGFSTHGSTDVIVQAINTNQFDYVNLHWYYINQWNWPAIEAATRHDMGVFIISPTDKGGRLYNPPKKLVDLCTPLSPMVFNDLFCLSHSQVHTLSLGAAKPQDFDEHLQTLDLINRASEILPPILARLEDAAIASLGEDWVKTWETNLPQWEQTPGQVNIRVILWLLNLATTYDLVDYAKMRYNLLGNASHWFPGNKADKLNEIDLQPCLRYSPHADKIPQFLAKAHQLLAGEELQRLSQS; encoded by the coding sequence ATGCTATACAGAAGATTTGGACGTACAGAATTACAGATGCCGGTATTTTCTTGCGGCGGCATGAGATACCAGTATAAATGGCAAGATGTTAGTTACTCGGATATTCCGGCGGATCAGCAAGCAAATCTGGAAGCAACTATTAATCGCGCTGTTGAGGTGGGGATCAATCACATTGAAACTGCCCGTGGTTATGGTAGTTCGGAAATGCAGTTGGGGAAAATATTACCCCAATTTCCCCGCGAAAAATTAATTGTCCAAACCAAACTTGCCCCTGTTGCTGATGCGAAAGAGTTCCGCAAAACTTTTGAGCAATCATTGAGTTATCTTCAGTTAGACTACGTAGATTTACTAGGATTACATGGAATTAATACTGCTGAATTATTAGAATATAGTGTACGTCCTGGGGGCTGTTTGGATGTAGTGCGACAGTTGCAGGCAGAGGGTAAAGTCCGATTTGTCGGCTTTTCTACTCACGGTTCCACGGATGTAATTGTCCAGGCAATTAATACCAACCAATTTGATTATGTCAACCTGCACTGGTATTACATCAATCAATGGAATTGGCCAGCCATTGAAGCGGCTACCCGTCATGATATGGGGGTATTTATTATTAGCCCCACAGATAAGGGAGGTCGGCTTTATAATCCGCCGAAAAAATTAGTGGATTTATGCACCCCTTTAAGTCCGATGGTGTTTAATGATTTATTTTGTTTGAGTCATTCTCAAGTGCATACCTTGAGTTTAGGCGCAGCTAAACCCCAAGATTTTGATGAACACTTGCAGACATTGGACTTAATAAATCGGGCATCAGAGATTTTACCGCCAATTTTAGCGAGGTTGGAAGATGCAGCGATCGCCTCTTTGGGAGAAGATTGGGTAAAAACCTGGGAAACCAATTTACCTCAATGGGAACAAACCCCCGGACAAGTAAATATCCGGGTGATTTTATGGCTGTTAAATCTAGCTACTACCTACGATTTAGTAGACTATGCCAAAATGCGGTACAACTTATTGGGCAATGCTAGTCACTGGTTCCCTGGTAACAAAGCCGATAAACTCAACGAAATAGACTTGCAGCCATGCCTCAGATACAGTCCCCACGCTGATAAAATTCCCCAATTTTTAGCCAAGGCGCATCAATTATTAGCAGGTGAAGAATTGCAGCGTTTATCTCAGAGCTAA
- a CDS encoding PAS domain-containing protein — translation MNIPRLHLFDHNLQKPLVMMASNIPVAEAIAQMYQAQTSCVLVIAKHELSGILTQTDVLRGIANQMMFADLTVGELMSQPVITVHETELENLPNILQRFHQHQIRHLPVLDDQGQVQCVVTLEEVKTAQLEQEVVRREQMSQLLLQRDAQYQTSEAKFNDILNSAISTCIVSFRVFTNFDWEYIYHSVGCETVFGYPSQEFFSNKHLWLSQVHPDDVETVIMPGFADIFAAKTFDFEYRFKHKDGSLRWIAATHSSRYDPKADCWVVTATNIDISERKQAEAALRKSEERWQLAIAGTDEAIWDWDILTNHTYRSDRWFEMLGYERHEMSSFDDEWSIRIHPDDYDRVMAAQAAYLRREVPSYYTEYRLRCKNGSYKWFRSRAKGVWDEQGNPIRLVGSLGDITGRKSIELDLIRSETQYRLLFENNPNPMWIFDPETLSFLAVNQAAIYKYGYSQAEFLSMTVLDIRPREEVPAFFRSLNDFDIFSAVIYVGEAKHCTRNGTLIDVEINSHLITWLGKPAKFVLAKDITEQKVAQHELQRIEAELRESKHFIEQVISHSPQILYIFDPMVGSNVYLNRQSVDILGYTPEEIQQRGAQFFLDVLHPDDLPLLERNLEYWQNAGDGEVLTTECRMKHQDGSWRWLRSREVVFARDENNRPNKVLGTTQDISDSKLAELEIVHSRDLLAGIYNESADALFLVDTTTLLTTDCNQRAVELFAASSKAELIGIEGQTLQKRQFTHDELTSIVAEINHRGFWGQEIEYITKQGDSFWGNLAIKQICVAGQAINLVRVTDISQRKLAEIAFYERETMLRSIGDNLPNGAVYQIVRELDGSDRFSYFSAGIERLMEVRAEDVSADATLLYRQLCAEDIPGFVQAVEESYRHLSVFDIQLRVCTPSGMWKWVQLRSTPRRLPDGRVAWDGLIVDVTDIKHTEETLRQSEALLAESQRVARLGNWDYDLATRKITWSQGLFELFQRDPALAAPSYEENLQLYHPEDQQKLHQAVERAISTGASYKLILRAFKADGSMIYVEGLGHAQFNPQGQVIGLYGTAQDITNRKQAQEALTKSEEQLRLTLEYTHIGNWDWNLHTNEVIWNYNHYRLLGLDPETSTASYQAWREVVHPDDINRVEQSVANALEQHSNFEAEYRVIRPDGSVLWLAGKGHGIYDETGNPVRMLGVIIDINDRKQTEQTLREKEHFLSSIYDGVGNCIFVVDVVDDDFRFMGLNPAHEQLTGFRSHELQGKTPEQVLSPILAASVRQHYQDCVEAGATITYEENFYLKNQDTWWITNLTPLRDENLNIYRIIGSSINITEQKRAQQMLELQAVVTRNIAEGLCLVRASDGMIVYTNPKFAQIFGYEVSELIGQHISIINYEDEHTSATEIYEAIAAAAMLHGETIYDVQNVKKDGTPFWCRATASVFEHPEYGTVFVAVQQDITEQKQAEEKIKASLKEKEVLLQEIHHRVKNNLGIVSSLLQMQCRRTQDPQANAILRDSQNRIASIALAHEKLYRSNDLANIDFAQYIPDLTTHLFDSYNVKSSCIQLSIQVEETSLDLETAIPCGLIINELVSNALKYAFPDNREGEVQVRLYQQSDRTLTLIVRDNGIGLPVEFDSKKTKTLGITLVQGLVKQLRGKLEIQSQSGTEFKISFKTGRV, via the coding sequence ATGAATATTCCCCGGTTACATTTGTTTGATCATAATCTGCAAAAACCACTGGTCATGATGGCATCGAATATACCAGTGGCTGAAGCGATCGCGCAAATGTATCAAGCCCAAACTAGTTGTGTGCTAGTTATTGCCAAGCATGAATTAAGCGGGATTTTGACGCAAACAGATGTCTTGAGAGGAATTGCCAATCAAATGATGTTTGCAGATTTGACAGTTGGAGAACTCATGAGCCAACCTGTCATAACTGTTCATGAGACAGAGCTTGAGAATTTACCAAATATATTACAACGCTTCCATCAGCATCAAATTCGCCATTTGCCTGTGCTTGATGATCAGGGACAGGTGCAATGTGTGGTCACACTAGAAGAAGTCAAAACAGCGCAACTAGAACAAGAAGTAGTGCGACGAGAGCAAATGTCTCAGTTGCTGTTACAAAGGGATGCTCAGTATCAAACCTCGGAAGCAAAATTCAATGATATTCTCAATAGCGCAATCAGTACTTGTATCGTGAGTTTTCGAGTATTTACCAATTTTGACTGGGAATATATATATCATTCTGTAGGTTGTGAAACAGTCTTTGGTTATCCATCGCAGGAATTTTTCAGCAATAAGCACTTGTGGTTGTCACAAGTACACCCTGACGATGTAGAAACAGTAATTATGCCTGGGTTTGCAGATATATTTGCAGCCAAAACATTCGATTTTGAATACCGATTCAAGCACAAAGATGGTTCTTTGCGTTGGATTGCTGCTACCCATAGTTCTCGATACGACCCAAAAGCAGACTGTTGGGTCGTCACAGCCACTAATATTGATATTAGTGAACGCAAACAAGCAGAAGCAGCCTTACGCAAAAGTGAAGAACGATGGCAATTAGCGATCGCCGGCACTGATGAAGCCATTTGGGACTGGGATATACTGACTAATCATACCTATCGTTCAGACCGTTGGTTTGAGATGCTAGGCTATGAACGTCATGAAATGAGTAGCTTTGATGATGAATGGAGTATCCGCATTCATCCTGATGATTATGACCGAGTGATGGCTGCTCAAGCAGCTTATCTGCGTCGGGAAGTTCCATCATATTACACTGAGTATCGTCTCCGGTGCAAAAATGGTAGCTACAAATGGTTTCGTTCACGGGCTAAAGGGGTTTGGGATGAACAAGGCAACCCCATAAGATTGGTCGGTTCTTTGGGTGATATTACTGGACGTAAAAGTATTGAATTAGATTTGATACGTTCAGAAACTCAATATCGATTGCTGTTTGAGAACAATCCCAATCCCATGTGGATTTTTGATCCAGAAACTCTAAGTTTTTTGGCTGTCAATCAGGCAGCAATTTACAAATATGGCTATTCTCAAGCAGAATTTCTGTCAATGACAGTTCTAGATATTCGCCCCCGTGAAGAAGTTCCTGCTTTTTTTCGCTCCCTGAATGATTTTGACATTTTCTCTGCTGTTATTTACGTAGGTGAAGCAAAACACTGTACAAGAAACGGAACCTTAATAGATGTGGAAATTAACTCCCATCTCATCACTTGGTTGGGGAAACCAGCAAAATTTGTCCTTGCCAAAGATATTACAGAACAAAAAGTCGCACAGCATGAACTCCAAAGAATTGAGGCAGAACTGCGGGAGAGTAAACATTTTATTGAGCAAGTTATTAGTCATTCTCCCCAAATTTTATACATTTTTGACCCAATGGTCGGAAGTAATGTTTATCTCAACCGCCAGTCTGTAGATATTCTGGGTTATACACCGGAAGAAATTCAGCAACGAGGCGCTCAGTTCTTCTTGGATGTTTTGCATCCTGATGACTTACCTCTACTGGAGCGTAACCTGGAATACTGGCAAAATGCCGGCGATGGCGAAGTGCTAACGACCGAGTGTCGTATGAAACATCAAGACGGGTCTTGGCGGTGGTTAAGGTCGCGAGAGGTAGTATTTGCTAGGGATGAAAATAACCGCCCTAATAAAGTTCTGGGTACAACTCAAGATATTAGTGATAGCAAGCTGGCTGAATTAGAAATTGTCCATAGTCGGGACTTACTAGCAGGTATTTATAATGAATCTGCCGATGCTCTGTTTCTTGTAGACACTACAACACTGTTAACGACTGATTGCAATCAAAGGGCTGTGGAACTATTTGCAGCCTCTAGTAAAGCAGAACTCATTGGTATTGAAGGTCAAACTTTGCAAAAACGACAGTTTACCCATGATGAGTTAACTAGCATTGTTGCAGAAATTAATCACAGAGGATTTTGGGGTCAAGAAATTGAATACATAACCAAGCAAGGTGATTCCTTTTGGGGAAATCTAGCCATTAAACAGATTTGCGTTGCTGGTCAGGCAATAAATTTAGTCCGTGTTACAGATATTAGTCAACGTAAACTCGCAGAAATCGCCTTCTATGAGCGAGAAACGATGTTACGCAGTATTGGCGATAATTTACCTAATGGGGCAGTGTATCAAATTGTCCGCGAATTGGATGGGAGCGATCGCTTCTCCTACTTTAGTGCGGGAATTGAAAGATTAATGGAAGTGAGAGCAGAAGATGTCAGTGCAGATGCAACTCTGCTTTATCGTCAGTTATGTGCAGAAGATATTCCCGGCTTTGTGCAAGCTGTTGAGGAGTCATATCGTCATCTCTCAGTATTTGACATCCAACTACGAGTCTGCACTCCTAGTGGTATGTGGAAATGGGTTCAGTTACGTTCTACACCCCGTCGATTACCAGATGGTCGTGTAGCTTGGGACGGACTGATTGTTGATGTAACAGACATCAAGCACACGGAAGAAACACTACGCCAAAGTGAAGCACTATTGGCAGAATCCCAGCGAGTTGCTCGTCTTGGTAACTGGGATTATGATTTAGCTACCCGGAAAATAACTTGGTCACAGGGATTATTTGAGCTATTTCAGCGAGATCCTGCATTGGCAGCACCAAGCTATGAGGAAAATCTCCAACTTTACCACCCGGAGGATCAACAGAAACTACACCAAGCGGTGGAACGGGCAATATCCACAGGGGCATCTTACAAATTGATTCTGCGTGCATTCAAGGCCGATGGCTCTATGATTTACGTTGAAGGCCTTGGACACGCACAGTTTAATCCACAAGGACAAGTAATTGGTCTGTACGGAACGGCTCAAGACATCACCAACCGCAAACAAGCCCAAGAAGCTTTAACTAAAAGTGAAGAACAATTACGACTGACCCTAGAATATACCCACATTGGTAATTGGGACTGGAATCTTCACACTAATGAAGTCATCTGGAACTATAACCACTATCGTTTGTTAGGGTTAGATCCAGAAACATCAACAGCAAGTTATCAAGCGTGGCGTGAAGTTGTTCACCCAGATGACATTAACCGCGTTGAGCAGAGTGTGGCTAATGCTCTAGAACAGCATAGCAATTTTGAAGCAGAATATCGGGTGATTCGTCCTGATGGCAGTGTGCTTTGGCTGGCGGGGAAAGGACACGGAATTTATGATGAAACAGGCAACCCTGTAAGAATGTTGGGTGTGATCATAGATATTAATGACCGCAAACAAACAGAACAAACACTGCGAGAGAAAGAGCATTTTTTAAGCAGTATCTATGATGGCGTTGGCAATTGTATTTTTGTTGTGGATGTTGTAGATGATGATTTTCGTTTTATGGGTTTAAACCCGGCTCATGAGCAACTAACAGGCTTTCGCTCTCATGAATTGCAAGGCAAAACCCCAGAGCAGGTACTGTCGCCCATTTTAGCGGCATCTGTGCGGCAGCATTATCAGGATTGTGTAGAGGCAGGAGCAACTATTACTTATGAAGAAAACTTCTATCTCAAAAATCAGGATACTTGGTGGATTACTAACCTGACTCCTTTAAGAGATGAAAACTTAAATATTTATCGCATTATCGGCAGTAGCATCAATATTACCGAACAAAAACGCGCCCAACAAATGCTAGAGTTACAAGCTGTCGTCACTCGTAATATAGCAGAGGGATTATGCTTAGTCCGCGCTAGTGATGGCATGATTGTCTATACTAACCCCAAATTTGCCCAAATATTTGGTTATGAAGTTAGTGAATTAATTGGTCAGCATATCTCCATTATTAATTATGAAGATGAGCATACCAGCGCGACAGAAATTTATGAGGCGATCGCTGCTGCTGCTATGCTACACGGTGAAACTATCTATGACGTCCAAAATGTCAAAAAAGATGGTACTCCTTTCTGGTGTCGAGCGACAGCATCTGTTTTTGAACATCCTGAATATGGCACCGTTTTTGTCGCTGTCCAACAAGATATCACCGAGCAGAAACAAGCAGAGGAGAAAATTAAGGCATCTCTCAAGGAAAAAGAAGTCTTACTGCAAGAAATTCACCATCGGGTGAAAAACAATTTAGGAATCGTTAGCAGTTTGTTACAGATGCAATGTAGACGTACTCAAGACCCTCAAGCTAACGCTATCCTGCGAGATAGCCAAAACCGCATCGCTTCAATTGCTTTGGCACATGAAAAACTTTACCGTTCTAATGATTTAGCTAATATAGATTTTGCCCAATACATCCCGGATTTAACAACGCACCTATTTGACTCTTATAATGTTAAATCCAGCTGTATTCAACTGAGTATTCAAGTTGAAGAGACTAGCTTAGACCTGGAAACCGCCATTCCCTGCGGTTTAATTATCAATGAACTGGTATCTAATGCCTTGAAATACGCTTTTCCCGATAATCGGGAAGGTGAAGTTCAAGTTCGTTTATACCAACAAAGCGATCGCACATTGACACTTATTGTTCGAGATAATGGTATTGGCTTACCTGTGGAATTCGATAGCAAAAAGACCAAAACACTTGGTATAACTCTTGTTCAAGGTTTAGTCAAGCAGTTAAGAGGCAAATTAGAAATTCAGAGTCAGTCAGGAACTGAATTTAAAATTTCTTTTAAGACAGGTAGGGTATAA
- a CDS encoding hybrid sensor histidine kinase/response regulator, with product MISICSQTNKIQAVRVLIVEDEYILAINLQESLESLGYTVVDIADSAELAIDKATELQPNLILMDIRLRGEEDGIHAAAKIWQNLQIPIIYVTGHSDKSTVERATLTSPFGYILKPIREKELYVAIQTALNRYEREQFLSSVLRFMGDGVLVVDSQLHIKYMNPVAEALTGWQFDDAQDRNLTEVVQLIDEQTLNSIQNPIISAIQKQTTVYLGDGVSPTVGHRIMLITKDGTMIPVADSATPLRNNNGDITGAVMVFRDDTQRRLTEERNLSAERNRQLEIQMAEMQRFNQLKEDFLASTSNEMRTPLSNIKMAISMLENVMNQQGLLKSATASTSASVSRYLGILRYECERELTLVDDLINMRIIDTEGYPLDITYIHLQSLLSEIINSFQEIAQAQKQILQVNISDDLPALVSDKSILSQIISELLMNACKYTPPGERITVTVHFEQNQKSLIPEDAQSGLYRASSSPYFQIIINNSGVEIPSTEQSRIFEPFYRFTYNKTIEKLSVFDQSYQIPQSDYQRTSGTGLGLSLVKKLVQCIQGTVEVTSGHGLTTFIVQLPLSLSASYSG from the coding sequence ATGATTAGCATCTGTTCACAGACCAATAAAATCCAAGCGGTCAGAGTGCTGATTGTGGAAGATGAATATATCTTGGCGATTAACTTACAAGAAAGTTTAGAGTCTTTAGGATATACAGTTGTAGATATTGCAGATTCCGCAGAGTTAGCCATAGATAAAGCGACAGAACTACAGCCAAACTTAATTTTGATGGATATCAGGCTACGAGGTGAAGAAGATGGTATCCATGCAGCCGCAAAAATCTGGCAGAATCTACAAATTCCCATCATATATGTGACAGGACATTCTGATAAAAGCACTGTCGAACGAGCAACACTCACATCCCCTTTTGGCTACATCCTCAAACCCATCAGAGAGAAAGAACTCTACGTCGCTATTCAAACAGCTCTCAACCGCTATGAACGTGAGCAATTTTTGAGTTCCGTGCTGCGATTTATGGGAGATGGTGTACTAGTGGTTGATTCTCAGCTGCACATCAAGTATATGAATCCAGTTGCAGAAGCACTTACCGGTTGGCAATTTGATGATGCACAAGACAGAAATTTAACCGAAGTTGTCCAGTTAATTGATGAACAAACTCTCAATTCTATTCAAAATCCTATCATCTCGGCTATTCAAAAACAAACAACGGTTTATTTAGGCGATGGCGTTTCGCCGACAGTCGGTCATCGCATTATGTTAATTACCAAAGATGGCACAATGATCCCAGTTGCTGATAGTGCTACACCCCTACGCAACAACAACGGTGACATTACTGGCGCAGTCATGGTTTTTCGGGATGACACTCAACGCCGACTTACAGAAGAACGCAATCTCTCTGCTGAACGTAATCGACAACTGGAAATTCAAATGGCAGAAATGCAGCGCTTTAACCAGTTGAAAGAAGATTTTTTAGCATCTACCTCTAATGAAATGAGAACGCCATTATCAAATATCAAAATGGCCATTTCCATGCTAGAGAATGTCATGAATCAGCAGGGTCTTTTGAAATCAGCTACTGCTTCTACTTCTGCATCCGTGTCTCGTTACCTGGGTATTTTACGTTATGAGTGCGAACGAGAGTTAACTTTGGTAGATGATTTAATTAATATGCGAATAATTGATACAGAAGGCTATCCTTTAGATATCACTTATATTCATCTCCAATCTTTGCTATCCGAGATTATTAACAGTTTTCAGGAAATTGCCCAAGCGCAAAAACAGATTTTACAAGTTAATATTTCTGATGATTTACCAGCTTTAGTTTCTGACAAAAGTATTCTCAGTCAAATCATCTCAGAACTCCTCATGAATGCTTGTAAATATACTCCTCCCGGTGAACGCATTACCGTAACTGTACATTTTGAACAGAACCAAAAAAGCTTAATACCAGAAGATGCTCAATCTGGTTTATACAGAGCTTCTTCATCTCCTTATTTTCAAATTATAATTAACAACTCTGGAGTAGAAATTCCTTCAACAGAACAATCTCGTATTTTTGAGCCTTTCTACCGATTTACATACAATAAAACAATAGAAAAATTATCCGTGTTTGACCAATCTTACCAAATTCCTCAAAGTGATTATCAACGGACTAGCGGTACAGGTTTGGGACTATCACTAGTAAAAAAACTAGTACAGTGTATTCAAGGTACAGTTGAAGTTACGAGTGGTCATGGCTTAACTACTTTTATAGTTCAATTGCCATTGAGCTTATCAGCGAGTTATTCCGGATAA
- a CDS encoding DUF6671 family protein, producing the protein MNYQQLFRNRLAVLATMHQKEKVIAPLLEQELGIKVIVPPDFNTDIFGTFTREVKRPGTQIAAARLKAEKVLELTGENLAIASEGSFAPHPLVPYIYSNREIIILLDKINDIEIIGEEFSTYTNFNHQAVESLDEAYTFAKKVGFPEHGLVVWFENSEKKCHEIIKGITQETALIEAINFGLEKSPNSKINLETDMRAIYNPTRMKNIEKATHNLLQKISSCCPQCHTPGFETTERIKGLPCELCHTPTTLTLRAIYQCKKCGFRQDKLFPNGIEFADPSQCVYCNP; encoded by the coding sequence ATGAACTACCAGCAATTATTTAGAAATCGCCTGGCTGTGTTGGCGACAATGCACCAAAAGGAAAAGGTAATTGCACCATTATTAGAACAAGAGTTAGGTATTAAGGTGATAGTACCACCGGATTTTAATACAGATATTTTTGGCACATTCACCAGAGAAGTTAAACGCCCAGGAACCCAAATTGCCGCAGCGAGATTAAAAGCAGAGAAAGTCTTAGAATTGACTGGAGAAAATTTAGCGATCGCTAGCGAAGGTAGTTTTGCCCCCCATCCATTAGTACCCTACATTTACTCTAATAGAGAAATAATTATTTTGTTAGATAAAATCAATGATATAGAAATTATTGGTGAAGAGTTTTCTACATATACAAACTTTAACCACCAAGCTGTAGAGAGTTTAGATGAGGCATATACTTTCGCTAAGAAAGTTGGTTTTCCAGAACATGGTTTAGTTGTTTGGTTTGAAAACTCAGAAAAGAAATGTCATGAGATTATTAAAGGGATTACACAAGAAACAGCGTTGATCGAAGCAATCAATTTTGGTCTGGAAAAGTCACCCAATAGTAAAATAAATCTTGAGACGGATATGCGGGCCATTTACAATCCTACTCGCATGAAAAACATTGAAAAAGCGACTCATAATTTACTTCAAAAAATAAGCAGTTGCTGTCCCCAATGTCATACCCCTGGATTTGAAACTACTGAAAGAATTAAGGGATTACCTTGTGAGCTTTGTCATACTCCAACAACCCTAACACTAAGAGCAATTTATCAGTGTAAAAAATGTGGTTTTAGACAAGATAAACTATTTCCTAATGGCATAGAATTTGCAGATCCATCTCAATGTGTTTACTGTAATCCATAA
- a CDS encoding SDR family oxidoreductase encodes MSLELNLTGKTAIVTGGSAGIGLAVAKALYSEGVNVAIASRSQERLENAVSAIQSLPTPGAKVIAISADLTQAESVDRVVSSTLAQFGQIDILINNAGSARAGSFLDSTDDLFLDAWNLKLLGYIRFVRAVVPHLRSQGDGRIVNIIGGAGRTPRPNFLAGGTSNAALLNFTKGISKELAEYNIRINAISPGATATERAETLARQNAQARGITVEQAKAESLQSIPLKRIAQPDEIAALALFLVSDLAASITGTEIIVDGGSTPGV; translated from the coding sequence ATGAGTTTAGAACTAAACCTAACAGGTAAAACAGCGATCGTTACAGGCGGAAGTGCTGGGATTGGGTTAGCCGTTGCCAAAGCACTTTATAGTGAGGGTGTAAATGTAGCGATCGCCTCTCGTAGCCAAGAACGGTTAGAAAATGCCGTTAGTGCGATCCAATCCTTACCCACACCTGGAGCAAAAGTCATTGCTATCAGTGCTGACTTGACTCAAGCCGAAAGTGTTGATCGAGTCGTATCAAGCACACTGGCACAGTTTGGTCAGATTGATATCTTGATTAATAACGCTGGTTCAGCCCGTGCTGGATCATTCCTTGACTCCACCGATGATTTATTTTTGGATGCTTGGAATTTAAAATTATTGGGTTACATTCGCTTTGTCAGAGCCGTTGTACCCCATCTCAGAAGCCAGGGTGATGGCCGGATTGTGAATATAATCGGCGGTGCAGGGCGCACGCCTCGTCCTAACTTCCTCGCTGGTGGGACATCAAATGCAGCTTTGCTCAATTTCACCAAAGGCATTTCTAAAGAATTAGCCGAGTACAACATTCGTATTAATGCCATCTCACCCGGTGCTACAGCTACCGAGCGTGCTGAGACTTTAGCCAGACAAAACGCCCAAGCGCGGGGGATTACTGTAGAGCAAGCAAAAGCAGAAAGTCTCCAAAGTATTCCTTTAAAAAGAATCGCCCAACCAGACGAAATTGCCGCGTTGGCGCTATTTTTGGTGTCTGATCTCGCCGCATCCATTACCGGAACCGAGATCATTGTTGATGGCGGTTCTACCCCTGGGGTGTGA
- a CDS encoding TauD/TfdA dioxygenase family protein, producing MGSQYFDIKPIAGRIGAKIIGVDLSTNLSDEIISDIRKALVKHKVIFFRGQNIDANQQVAFARRFGEVTTAHPTVPSLPDNPEVLDLNYGKTVARANNWHTDVTFVDSPPLGSVLRALVIPPSGGDTIWANSVTAYEDLPTHLRNLADQLWAVHSNAYDYAAATVDLPEEVRAYRAVFTSTVYETLHPVVRVHPESGERGLFIGGFVRRIRGLSQNESDEIVKLLQAYVTRPENTVRWRWQVGDVAFWDNRATQHYAIADYGNQPRHVQRVTIVGDIPVGIDGRQSEAIKGDSSAYNRREPALVS from the coding sequence ATGGGTTCACAATACTTTGATATCAAACCAATTGCTGGACGTATCGGTGCGAAGATTATTGGTGTTGACTTGAGTACTAACCTCAGCGATGAAATTATCAGCGATATCCGCAAAGCTTTAGTTAAACACAAAGTCATTTTCTTCCGTGGTCAAAATATCGATGCTAATCAACAAGTAGCCTTTGCGCGTCGGTTTGGGGAAGTGACTACAGCACATCCTACTGTCCCTTCACTACCAGATAATCCAGAAGTGCTGGATTTAAACTACGGCAAAACCGTAGCGCGGGCGAATAACTGGCATACGGATGTCACCTTCGTAGACAGTCCACCGCTTGGTTCTGTATTGCGGGCGCTGGTGATTCCCCCATCTGGTGGTGATACCATTTGGGCAAACTCTGTGACTGCATACGAAGATTTACCAACTCATCTACGTAATCTTGCTGATCAACTCTGGGCAGTACACAGCAACGCCTACGACTATGCCGCAGCAACAGTTGATCTGCCAGAAGAAGTAAGAGCTTATCGGGCTGTCTTCACTTCAACAGTGTATGAAACTTTACACCCAGTTGTCCGCGTCCATCCTGAATCAGGGGAACGTGGGTTATTTATTGGTGGTTTCGTGCGCCGCATTCGTGGTTTATCACAAAATGAATCCGACGAAATCGTGAAATTGCTGCAAGCTTACGTCACCCGTCCAGAAAATACCGTGCGGTGGCGTTGGCAAGTCGGTGATGTCGCATTTTGGGATAACCGCGCTACTCAACATTATGCGATCGCAGATTACGGCAATCAACCACGTCACGTCCAACGTGTGACCATTGTCGGCGATATCCCCGTCGGTATCGATGGTAGGCAGAGTGAAGCCATCAAGGGCGATTCATCTGCATACAACCGCCGCGAACCAGCTTTAGTTTCCTAG